The following coding sequences are from one Leptospira mayottensis 200901116 window:
- a CDS encoding thioredoxin domain-containing protein yields the protein MQFSTRSPNRLSKEKSPYLQQHAYNPVDWFPWGEEALTKAKEQDKLIFLSIGYATCHWCHVMEKESFENQMVADYLNSHFVSIKVDREERPDIDRIYMDALHAMDQQGGWPLNIFLTPDGKPITGGTYFPPEPMYGRKSFLEVLNILRKVWNEKRQELIAASSELSQYLKDSGERRTIEKQEGSLPSENCFDSGFSLYESYYDAEFGGFKTNHVNKFPPSMGLSFLLRYHRSSGNPRALEMVENTLLAMKQGGIYDQVGGGLCRYSTDFYWMVPHFEKMLYDNSLFLETLVECSQVSKKISAKSFALDVISYLHRDMRIVDGGICSAEDADSEGKEGLFYIWGLEEFREVCGEDSRILEKFWNVTEKGNFEGKNILYESYRSEATKLSEEEWKQIDSVLERGRAKLLERRNKRVRPLRDDKILTSWNGLYIKALTKAGVAFQREDFLRLAEETYSFIERNLIDPSGRMLRRFRDGESGILGYSNDYAEMITSSIALFEAGRGIRYLKNAVLWMEEAIRLFRSPAGVFFDAGSDGEVLLRRSVDGYDGVEPSANSSLAYSLVKLSLFGIDSVRYRKFAESIFLYFTKELSTNSLSYPHLLSAYWTYRHHSKEIVLIRKDSDSGKDLLAEIQTKFLPDSVFAVINEDELEEARKLSTLFDSRDSGGNALVYICENFSCKLPVSHLADLKKWIE from the coding sequence ATGCAATTCAGCACCCGTAGTCCGAATCGACTTTCAAAAGAAAAAAGTCCTTATCTCCAACAACATGCGTATAATCCGGTGGATTGGTTTCCATGGGGTGAGGAAGCCTTAACCAAAGCAAAGGAACAGGACAAACTCATTTTTTTATCCATAGGCTATGCGACCTGCCACTGGTGTCATGTTATGGAAAAAGAATCCTTTGAGAACCAAATGGTCGCGGATTATCTCAATTCTCATTTTGTATCAATCAAAGTGGATCGTGAAGAACGACCCGATATCGACCGGATTTATATGGATGCGTTACACGCTATGGACCAACAAGGTGGTTGGCCTCTTAATATTTTTTTGACTCCGGATGGAAAGCCGATTACTGGAGGAACCTATTTTCCTCCCGAACCCATGTATGGAAGAAAAAGTTTTTTAGAAGTTTTGAATATTCTTAGAAAGGTTTGGAATGAGAAACGACAGGAATTGATCGCAGCGTCTTCCGAACTATCTCAATATTTGAAAGATTCCGGAGAAAGACGGACCATAGAAAAGCAAGAAGGAAGTCTACCCTCGGAGAATTGTTTTGATTCTGGATTTTCTCTTTACGAAAGTTATTATGACGCCGAGTTCGGAGGATTTAAAACCAATCATGTCAATAAGTTTCCTCCAAGCATGGGACTTTCGTTTTTGCTTCGATATCATCGTTCTTCCGGAAATCCAAGGGCTTTGGAGATGGTGGAGAATACGCTCCTTGCAATGAAACAAGGAGGAATCTACGATCAGGTGGGAGGTGGACTTTGTCGTTATTCTACGGATTTTTATTGGATGGTTCCGCATTTTGAAAAGATGCTCTATGATAATTCTCTCTTTTTGGAAACTCTAGTGGAATGTTCTCAGGTTTCTAAAAAAATTTCTGCCAAATCCTTTGCACTTGATGTAATTTCCTATCTGCATCGGGATATGAGAATTGTCGACGGGGGAATCTGTAGTGCGGAGGATGCAGATTCCGAAGGCAAAGAAGGGCTTTTTTATATCTGGGGTCTTGAAGAATTCCGGGAAGTTTGCGGAGAGGATTCTCGAATTTTGGAGAAATTTTGGAATGTAACGGAAAAGGGAAACTTCGAAGGAAAAAATATTCTGTATGAAAGTTATCGTAGCGAAGCTACAAAACTTTCCGAAGAAGAATGGAAACAGATCGATTCTGTTTTGGAAAGAGGTAGAGCCAAACTTCTGGAAAGAAGAAACAAAAGAGTTCGTCCTCTGCGAGACGATAAAATTCTTACTTCTTGGAACGGACTTTATATCAAAGCTCTTACAAAGGCAGGTGTTGCGTTTCAGAGGGAAGACTTTTTGAGACTCGCGGAAGAGACGTATTCTTTTATCGAAAGAAATCTGATCGATCCGAGCGGAAGAATGTTACGTCGATTTAGGGACGGAGAATCGGGTATATTAGGATATAGTAATGATTACGCGGAGATGATCACTTCTTCGATCGCTTTGTTTGAAGCGGGGCGTGGAATTCGTTATTTGAAAAACGCGGTTCTTTGGATGGAAGAGGCGATTCGTTTGTTCCGTTCCCCGGCGGGTGTGTTCTTCGATGCAGGAAGCGACGGCGAAGTTCTTTTGCGGAGGAGTGTGGACGGTTACGATGGTGTAGAACCTTCCGCGAACAGTTCTCTTGCTTATTCTTTGGTGAAACTGTCCTTGTTCGGAATCGATTCGGTTCGTTATCGTAAATTCGCCGAATCAATCTTTTTGTATTTTACGAAAGAATTATCCACTAATTCTCTCAGTTATCCACATTTGCTTTCGGCTTACTGGACTTACAGACATCATTCCAAAGAAATCGTTTTGATTCGTAAGGATTCGGATTCCGGAAAGGATCTTTTAGCTGAGATTCAAACCAAATTTTTACCCGATTCGGTTTTTGCTGTTATAAACGAGGACGAGTTGGAAGAGGCGAGAAAACTTTCAACTTTGTTCGACTCAAGAGACAGCGGAGGAAACGCACTCGTTTATATTTGTGAGAATTTTTCCTGTAAACTCCCGGTGAGTCATCTTGCGGATCTGAAAAAGTGGATCGAATGA
- a CDS encoding M1 family aminopeptidase, giving the protein MDAPNLLTQAEAVKRAELIDQVSYEIHLDLEAGSSTYQGETKISFFYTGKGKGKLKIDFVSKKIEVFLLNGKELKEFFNYSKTDSFLDLPQESLKPGKNEIRIRYTNDYNHSGSGFHQFQDPSDGSEYLHTDFEPFEAHRMFPCFDQPDLKATYELSLVGPKEWKYVHNTLPSKEQIEKEKIEIRFQKTALFSTYLFALIAGPYEVWEDHYKNVPLRILCRKSLAKYLDAKNLFAITKESFGFLESYFDLPYPYGKYDQIFVPEFNMGAMENVGAVTFSEHYIFRSPRIYSEYLGRANTIYHEMVHMWFGNLVTMKWWNDLWLNESFADYLSYYAMSHGKLFPDALEHFYVREEWAYREDQLSTTHPIAGNAENTLDAISNFDGISYSKGASVLRQLMYYIGEDTFRNAMRKYFRKFANSNTVQTDFLDTMSEISGIDIRDWSKEWLDTTGVNTLLPEWRQEHLLIRQLPSEKNGLYRTHALEVTIFTLKGEFFEAAWKSRIDVKGQETILPYSLFQNADFHISKNPKMQKSVVKTTNPDKHISGSSEIVVLNTNDYAYAKTYLSKDEILLLKTSLNKLKDRFARRILWGSLWQMTRDAEISPKDFLELVFQQGIHEKDLSVRSSHILTKASSITSNYLKKEYKEEWSAKLNELAKNGLENPSITEEEKIVWYRILESTSRTPNQLSYLKDLLDGKIIISGIKIDQERRWSILTRLSAFGDKNALDLIAKEEKADTSDLGAKKAYGARVAYPDPKSKSAAWKEFTDPNTKHSTDMLRYGMRGFYWDHQEDILKDYENLYFESVIRIYKDRDSHFSSAFGNLLFPSLEPNQTLVDKTNRFLKEQKEIPALLKKDLKQHRDDLERTVKILAKQ; this is encoded by the coding sequence ATGGATGCTCCCAATTTACTTACCCAAGCAGAAGCCGTCAAGAGGGCAGAGCTGATCGACCAGGTCAGTTACGAAATTCATTTAGACCTCGAAGCAGGTTCTTCCACATATCAGGGAGAAACTAAAATTTCATTTTTTTATACCGGAAAGGGGAAAGGAAAACTCAAAATAGACTTTGTCTCGAAGAAGATCGAAGTATTTTTGTTAAACGGAAAAGAATTGAAGGAGTTCTTCAATTACTCGAAAACCGATTCTTTCCTGGATCTTCCGCAAGAATCCTTAAAACCCGGAAAGAATGAAATTAGGATTCGTTATACAAACGACTACAACCACAGCGGTTCAGGATTTCATCAATTCCAAGATCCTTCCGACGGCTCCGAATATCTCCACACGGATTTCGAACCTTTCGAAGCACACCGAATGTTTCCGTGTTTCGATCAGCCCGACTTGAAAGCGACGTATGAGCTTTCCCTCGTCGGACCGAAAGAATGGAAATACGTTCACAACACTCTTCCTTCTAAAGAACAAATCGAAAAAGAAAAAATCGAAATTCGTTTTCAGAAAACCGCTCTGTTTTCCACGTATTTGTTCGCTTTAATCGCCGGTCCTTACGAGGTCTGGGAAGACCATTATAAAAACGTCCCATTAAGAATTCTGTGCAGAAAATCCCTCGCCAAGTATCTAGATGCGAAGAACCTTTTTGCGATCACAAAAGAATCCTTTGGATTTTTAGAATCTTACTTCGATCTTCCGTATCCGTACGGAAAATACGATCAGATTTTTGTTCCGGAGTTTAACATGGGCGCTATGGAAAACGTGGGAGCCGTTACCTTTTCGGAACATTACATTTTTAGAAGTCCCCGTATTTATTCCGAATATCTCGGAAGAGCCAATACAATCTATCACGAGATGGTTCATATGTGGTTTGGCAATTTGGTTACGATGAAATGGTGGAACGACCTTTGGTTAAACGAAAGTTTTGCCGATTATCTTTCCTATTACGCAATGTCTCACGGAAAATTATTTCCGGACGCTCTCGAACACTTTTATGTTCGAGAAGAATGGGCTTACAGAGAAGACCAACTCTCCACGACCCATCCCATAGCGGGAAACGCAGAAAACACGTTAGACGCAATAAGCAACTTTGACGGAATCTCCTATTCCAAAGGGGCTTCTGTACTTCGTCAGCTGATGTATTATATCGGGGAAGACACGTTTCGGAACGCGATGCGAAAATACTTTCGAAAATTCGCGAATTCGAACACAGTTCAAACAGACTTTTTAGATACGATGTCCGAAATTTCCGGAATCGATATCCGTGATTGGAGCAAGGAATGGCTCGATACGACCGGAGTGAACACGCTTCTTCCAGAATGGAGACAGGAACATTTGTTGATCCGACAATTACCCTCAGAAAAAAACGGTCTTTACAGAACACACGCTTTGGAAGTAACAATCTTTACCCTCAAAGGAGAATTTTTCGAAGCTGCCTGGAAAAGTAGGATCGATGTCAAAGGACAAGAAACTATTCTCCCTTATAGCTTGTTTCAAAATGCGGATTTTCATATAAGCAAAAACCCAAAGATGCAAAAATCCGTCGTAAAAACGACAAACCCCGACAAACATATATCTGGATCTTCCGAGATCGTAGTGTTAAATACAAACGACTACGCATATGCAAAGACCTATCTTTCGAAAGACGAAATTCTTCTCTTAAAAACTTCTTTGAATAAACTGAAGGACCGTTTTGCGAGAAGAATTCTCTGGGGCTCTCTGTGGCAGATGACGCGCGACGCGGAAATTTCTCCCAAGGATTTTTTGGAACTTGTGTTTCAACAGGGAATTCACGAAAAAGATCTTTCCGTTCGAAGCAGTCATATCTTGACCAAGGCCTCCTCCATCACCTCGAATTACCTGAAGAAGGAATACAAGGAAGAATGGTCCGCAAAGCTAAACGAACTAGCTAAGAACGGACTTGAAAATCCTTCCATCACGGAAGAGGAAAAAATCGTCTGGTATAGAATACTTGAAAGTACATCCAGAACTCCAAATCAACTTTCTTACTTAAAGGACCTTTTAGACGGAAAGATCATAATCTCCGGGATTAAAATCGACCAAGAAAGAAGATGGAGTATTTTAACGAGGCTTTCCGCATTTGGAGATAAGAACGCGTTAGACCTCATTGCAAAAGAGGAAAAAGCAGACACATCCGATCTTGGGGCGAAAAAAGCATACGGGGCTAGAGTCGCGTATCCCGATCCAAAATCGAAATCTGCCGCTTGGAAAGAATTTACCGATCCTAATACAAAACATTCCACGGATATGCTCCGCTATGGAATGAGGGGTTTTTATTGGGATCATCAGGAAGACATCCTAAAAGATTACGAGAATTTATACTTTGAATCCGTGATCAGAATTTATAAAGACCGCGATTCCCATTTTTCTTCCGCATTTGGAAATCTCTTATTTCCAAGTTTGGAACCGAATCAGACCCTCGTGGACAAAACGAATCGTTTTCTCAAAGAACAAAAAGAGATTCCCGCTCTTCTTAAAAAAGATCTCAAACAACATCGAGATGATTTGGAAAGAACCGTGAAAATTCTCGCCAAACAATGA
- a CDS encoding TolC family protein, translating into MEHKKEGTYGKFGTFLILGIIFFTIIQPTSGEDILPKEVIVEEKGNPGDFKNVLRLTLKDAVNHVLEKNITIQNAKMEYVKADGGELKNESQFTWNLIGGITIFKTTLPNNRNNIFLGTKQSQDKLSVGIEKNFKTGTYVKLEASTTRFDSSAFEDPRTTPSSLAILAIPPQYTSALTITLSQEILKYSFGKTQKEREAILRQNTVIKREELIYILSQLVVQTLIQYWSLNIYDSNVKTLQDLESNTRNIRDLTTRKRNLGLSEGFEVNLWNSILSQTAGNLEKAKVSRKEAERNLIRILNADPSSKIEGVTDLQENVPTDFNVEKDYIYALEHRTDLKNLKKQREIAELNLKIKEAEDMPSLKLSGAYSTRGQNIVSPQQNVTDTNRGIASFKYPEAYAAFQFSYPLWDKGIKADIRNAKLDVENLEKKEAELKLSIKEELENRYAAILAGKDILEGTKKRKEEANKFYRGLSERFRQGRFTAVAVKTALDNVIQSELQVTQAKIQLNIDILRYELAKNHIFEKFGVNVNDIIDRLMKMTDTKQTDLNTAALEQK; encoded by the coding sequence ATGGAGCACAAAAAAGAAGGTACTTATGGAAAATTTGGAACTTTTCTTATTCTAGGAATCATTTTTTTTACAATAATTCAGCCTACATCTGGAGAAGATATCCTACCTAAGGAAGTCATTGTAGAAGAAAAAGGGAATCCCGGAGACTTCAAAAATGTACTTCGTCTGACTCTGAAAGACGCAGTCAATCATGTGCTCGAAAAGAACATTACGATTCAAAACGCAAAGATGGAGTACGTAAAAGCGGACGGAGGAGAGCTCAAAAACGAATCCCAATTTACTTGGAATCTGATCGGTGGAATCACTATCTTTAAAACAACTCTTCCCAACAATAGAAACAACATCTTTTTAGGAACTAAACAGAGCCAAGATAAGCTCAGCGTAGGTATCGAAAAAAATTTTAAAACAGGAACTTATGTGAAATTGGAAGCGAGCACCACTCGTTTCGATTCAAGCGCCTTCGAAGATCCTCGTACAACTCCTTCAAGCTTAGCTATACTCGCTATTCCCCCACAATATACGAGCGCTTTGACGATCACTCTTAGTCAGGAAATTTTAAAGTACAGCTTCGGAAAAACTCAGAAGGAAAGAGAGGCCATTTTAAGACAAAACACGGTGATCAAAAGAGAAGAGCTGATTTATATTCTTTCCCAACTCGTAGTTCAAACCTTAATTCAATACTGGAGTTTAAACATCTACGATTCGAACGTAAAAACTTTACAAGATCTAGAATCCAACACGAGAAACATACGCGATTTAACCACAAGAAAACGAAATTTAGGTCTTTCCGAAGGTTTTGAAGTCAACCTTTGGAACTCCATTCTTTCTCAAACTGCCGGAAATTTAGAAAAGGCGAAGGTTTCCCGTAAAGAAGCGGAAAGAAATTTGATTCGAATTTTAAACGCCGATCCCTCCTCTAAAATCGAAGGTGTTACCGACCTTCAAGAGAATGTTCCAACGGATTTTAACGTGGAAAAAGATTATATCTACGCTTTAGAACACAGAACCGATCTAAAAAACCTTAAGAAACAAAGGGAAATTGCGGAACTCAATTTGAAAATCAAAGAAGCCGAAGACATGCCTTCTTTGAAACTTTCAGGCGCCTATTCCACTAGAGGGCAAAACATCGTTTCTCCCCAGCAAAATGTCACGGATACAAATCGAGGAATTGCTTCCTTTAAATATCCGGAAGCATATGCGGCTTTTCAGTTTTCTTATCCGCTTTGGGATAAAGGCATCAAAGCAGATATTCGAAATGCGAAGTTGGATGTGGAAAATTTAGAAAAAAAAGAAGCGGAATTGAAACTTTCCATCAAAGAAGAATTAGAAAATCGTTATGCGGCGATCTTAGCAGGAAAAGATATTCTCGAAGGTACTAAAAAAAGAAAGGAAGAAGCCAATAAATTCTATAGAGGTCTTTCAGAACGTTTTCGTCAGGGAAGATTTACTGCAGTCGCAGTAAAAACCGCGTTGGATAACGTTATCCAATCCGAATTACAAGTAACTCAGGCTAAAATTCAACTGAACATAGATATTCTTCGTTACGAACTCGCAAAAAACCATATCTTCGAGAAATTTGGCGTGAACGTTAATGATATCATCGATCGATTGATGAAGATGACGGACACAAAACAAACAGACCTGAATACCGCTGCTTTAGAACAAAAATAG
- a CDS encoding MORN repeat protein — protein sequence MEEGFESNRKIIFTLGVILLLCFVLADCGKKNKVTSKKENAKTSSSQKKSDLDLEPELKERRFFQEDAFGQPKKYVEPEKSYKESYQSPKKETKSISSYLGSTPGCKNGNCKNGLGIYVYDTGEVYSGSFKNDKRHGYGDILYQDGDRYSGYFQNDKKVGTGTYWFANGSVFSGRFYDDGESAEGYLTIGKKRKECSIIRNKLNCHG from the coding sequence ATGGAGGAAGGCTTCGAATCCAATCGGAAGATAATTTTCACGTTAGGAGTCATTCTGCTTTTATGCTTTGTCTTAGCGGATTGTGGTAAGAAAAACAAAGTAACTTCTAAAAAGGAAAATGCCAAAACATCGAGCTCTCAAAAGAAGAGTGATCTTGATTTGGAGCCTGAACTGAAAGAAAGGAGATTCTTTCAAGAAGACGCGTTCGGCCAACCTAAAAAGTACGTGGAGCCGGAAAAATCGTATAAGGAATCCTATCAATCTCCCAAGAAAGAAACCAAATCGATTTCGTCTTATCTCGGATCCACTCCCGGATGTAAGAACGGGAATTGTAAAAACGGACTAGGTATTTACGTATATGATACCGGAGAGGTATATTCCGGAAGTTTCAAAAATGATAAGCGACATGGATACGGAGACATACTCTACCAAGACGGAGACAGATATTCTGGATACTTTCAAAACGATAAGAAGGTGGGGACGGGGACGTATTGGTTTGCAAACGGTTCCGTGTTCAGCGGAAGATTCTACGACGATGGAGAAAGTGCGGAAGGTTACTTAACTATCGGTAAGAAAAGGAAGGAATGTTCCATTATCCGAAACAAACTAAACTGTCACGGGTAA